A stretch of DNA from Hydrogenophaga sp. SL48:
GAATGCTCCTGTGGGAAAAGGGTCTGGGGTCACCGCCTGGCGCTGGGCCAAGCGATGGGCACAGGGGCATTGCACCGTTTTGCGCGGCGCCGGTCTGTGACCGGGGTCACAGAGGGATTCGGGCCGGGGAGGCCGGCTGGCCGGCGGCCAGGGAGCGCAGACCGGCGCTGTCGCGGATGGTGATGCTCTCGCGCGACAGCTCGACCAGACCGTCGCGTTCGAAGCGGTGCAGCAGCCGGGTGACGATCTCGCGCACCGTGCCCAGCTCGTCGGCCAGGGCCTGGTGGGTGGTCCTGAGCTGCTGGCCGTGGCCGAGCAGGGCGTTGGCCAGGCGGCTGTCGAGCTTCTGGAAGGCGATGGCCTCGATCAGGCCGGTGAGGTCGGCCATGCGGGCGGCGAACAGGCCGAGCACGTAGCGGCGGAAGGCCTCGTCGCCCAGGGCGGTCTGGAAGTCGGGGGGCGACATCAGGCAGAGCGTGGTGTCGCAGGTGGTCACGCCGTGCGCGGTGAGCGGCTGGTCGGCAAACAGGCCGGCAGAAGACACCAGGCACATTTCGCCCGGGGTCACGCGGTAGAGCTCCAGCTCGCGGCCGTTGGCGGCGCTGCGCGAGACGCGCACCTCACCGGCGAGCACCAGCGGGAAGCCCTGGCAGGGGTCGTTTTCTCGAAACAGCCGGGTGCCCGCCGGCACGGTCATGGGCATGAGCCGGGCCCGCAGCGGGGCCAGCGCGCCCAATGCCGGGTACAGCGACAGCAGGTCGGACGGGTCGGTGGCGGGCATCGGCGCATTGTAGGAGGAGACCCGGCGATGGGGTGGGAGATCCGAACGGCAAGCCAAAGTTCGTTCGAAATATTTGAATGAAGGCTTCAAGGCATTTCACCCTTGGCACGCGAGGGGCTCCCTACACTGCCGCCATGCCTTCAATTGCCGTCACCCGTTACCACCCGCTGGCCCGCGCGCTGCACTGGCTGTTGGCCCTGGCCCTGGTGGGCAACTTTGCCCTGGGCCTGTACATGGCCGACCTGCCCTTTTCGCCTGAGCGCCTGCAGTACTACAGCTGGCACAAGTGGGCCGGTGTGTTGGTGCTCGCTTTCTCGGCAGCCCGTCTGCTCACTCGCCTGATGGCGCCGCCGCCCGCTTTGCCCAAGGCCATCGAGTCGGCGATGCCGGCCTGGCAACGCATGGCCCACCACGCCACCCACCACGGCCTGTACCTGCTGTTTTTCGCGGTGCCGCTGCTGGGCTGGGCCTACAGCTCGGCCGCGGGCTTCCCCATCGTGCTGTTCCGCCTGTGGCAGCTGCCCGACTTCGTGCCGGTGAGCGAGGCGCTGTCTGATGTGCTGAAAGAGCTGCACGAGCTCTCGGCCTTCGCCATGGCCGCCCTGGTGCTGCTGCACATCGGCGGCGCGCTCAAACACCACTTCATCGACCGCGACGGTCTGCTCCAGCGCATCGGCTTTGGTCGCGGCTGATCCTTGTTTTTCAGGAATCTTTGTACATGAACACCCGTTGGATGCCTTTGGCGCTGGTCGCCGTTAGCTTGTTCCCCTTCGCCGCCCAGGCCCAGCAGGCGCTGATCCCTGCCCAGAGCGAGGTGACCTTCACCAGCCGCCAGATGGGCGTGCCCGTGGACGGCAAGTTCAAGACCTTCAGCGCCCAGGTGGCGTTCGACCCGGCCAAACTGGCGACCAGCAAGATCGCCTTCACGGTGGACACCGGCAGCGCCGACATCAGCCGCGAGGCCAACGCCGAGCTGCCCAAGGCGACCTGGTTCAACGTGGCGGCTTTCCCCAAGGCGACGTTCGCCTCCAGCAGCATCAAGAAGCTGGATGCCACCAAGTACGAGGTCGCCGGCAAGCTGGCGATCAAGGGCGTGAGCAGCGACGTGGTCGTGCCGGTGACGCTGGCGCAGAACGGCGCCACCACGGTCGCCTCTGGCGCGTTCCCGATCAAGCGCCTGACCTTCCGCATCGGCGAGAAGGAATGGGCCGACACCTCGATGGTCGCCGACGAGGTGCAGGTTAAGTTCAAGATCGCCCTCACGGGGGTACCCAAGCTCTGATCCGTTTCTGTTTTCCGTTTCCCCAACCCTTTTGACTGGATTCATCCCATGCGCATTTCCCTGACCCTGCTGGCCGCGGCCGCCGTTCTGTCCACCGCTGGCATCGCCCAGGCCGCCGACTACGCGATCGACCCGACGCACACCTTCGCGACCTTCGAGATCGGCCACATGGGCGCGACCACGAACCGCGCCCGCTTCGATAAGAAGGACGGCAAGATCAGCTTCGACAAGGCCGCCAAGACCGGCAAGGTCGACATCAGCTTCGAGACCGCTTCGGTGAACTCCGGCACCGCCATGTTCGACAAGCACCTGCAGAGCGCCGAGATCCTGGACGCCGCCAAGTACCCCAAGGCCCAGTTCGTCTCCAGCAAGTTCGTCTTCACCGGCGACAAGGTCAGCGCGGTCGAAGGCAACCTGACGCTGCTGGGCAAGACCCAGCCCGTGACCCTGAAGGCCAACCAGTTCAACTGCTACGAGAGCCCCATGCTCAAGCGCGAAGTCTGTGGCGGCGACTTTGAAACCACCATCGATCGCACCGCCTTCGGCGTGAACTACGGCATCGACTGGGGTTTCCCGAAGAACGTGCGCCTGGTGCTGCAGGTCGAAGCCGTAAAGCAGTAAGACCCCCCTGCGCCGCTTCGCGGCTTCCCCCCTGGGAGGGGGGACCACGCCCTGTGGCCCGGCGGAGCCGGTTCCACGGCGTGTGCTGGGTGGGGCACTCGCCTCCGGTGAGGCTTGTTTCGCAGTGCTGTTTGTTCAAGGCCCGCTCGTGCGGGCCTTTGTCATGGGCGGGTGGCTTGCTCCAGGCGCTCCAGGAAATGCAGCGCGTGTTCGCGGGTGTCGCCGCACATCTCCCGGCTGGGCGGCAGTGATCCGCACACCTTCGGCCGCTCGGGCCGGCCGAACAGGCGGCAGCGCAGGGCCTCGTCCAGGTGCGGGCAGGGAACCCCTGCCGGTTTGCCGCCCGGAAGGCCCGGCATCGGGCTGCTGATGGACGGCGCGATGCAGCAGGCGGCGCAGCCGGGTCGGCAGGCGAGGGTGGGTGCGGAAGTTGCTGGCATGGCACCCGATTGTCATGGGTTCACCGCGGGTCGGGCGCTACACTCGGCCGCCGGCTTGAGATTCGGGTGGGCCTGCCGATGACCCTCTGTACCCGCTCGATGCCCCGGCCCACCCCGTGAAGATCCCCACCCCAGAACTGCTGATTGCGCAACTGACCCGTTGGCGCATCTGGATGTACGCCGCGCTCGCCTTGCTGCTGGGCGCCCTGCTGGTGCAGGCGGCGCACAAGGTGATGGTGGAGCTGAGCTACGGCGCCATCGTCGAGGCGGTGCGCGGCACGCCGCCGGCCACCCTGCTGCTGTCGGTGCTGGCCACGGCGCTGAGCTTTCTGGCGCTGACCTTTTACGACCGCTCCGCCCTGCGGTACGCGGGCGCCCGGCTGCCCTACCGGGTGGTCGCCGAAACCTCTTTCATCGCCTATGCGCTGTCCAACACCATGGGGCTGGGCGTGCTCACGGGCGGTGCGGTGCGCATGCGCCTGTATGGCGCGGCGGGGCTGGAGGCGGGGCTGATCACCCGCGCCATCGCGTTCAACGCCATCGGTTTCACCATCGGCATCGTGGTGGTGGGGGCGGCCTCGCTGGTGTGGGGCGCCGGTGCGGTGGCGGCCATGGTGGGGCTGTCGGCCGGGCTGCTGAAGGCCCTGGGTGTGGCGGTGCTGGTCGCCGCTGCGGTTTTTGTGGGCATGTGCCGTGGCGGGGGTGACGACCTGCGCCTGGCGGGCTGGTCGCTGCGCCTGCCCAGTGCGTCCATCGCCGCCCAGCAGCTGCTGATCTCGGCCGTGGACGTGGTGGCGGCGGCGGCGGCGCTGTGGTTCCTGCTGCCCGAGGGGGCGATCGGCTTCCCGGCCTTCGTGGGTTTCTATTCGCTGGCCATCGCCCTGGGCGTGATCAGCCACGTGCCGGGAGGCCTGGGGGTGTTCGAGTCGGTGATGCTGCTGGCCCTGGGCCAGCAGGTGCCGCCCCACCAGCTGGTGAGCGCGCTGGTGCTGTACCGCGCGGTGTACCACCTGCTGCCGTTGGTGCTGGCGCTGGGCTTGCTGGTGCTGTCCGAGCTGCAGCGCGGTGCCGCCACGCCGGTGGTGCGGGCGGCGGCGAGTTTGTCGCCGCTGCTGCTCTCGGCGTTCACCTTTGTGGTCGGCGTGATGCTCCTGGTGTCGGGCGTGACGCCGGCCAATGAAGACGCGACCGCGTTGCTCGCGCAGCTCATGCCGCTGCCCATCGTCGAAGCGGCCCACTTTCTGGGCAGCATCATCGGGCTGGCGCTGCTGTTCGTGGCCCGGGGCATGTTCCTGCGGCTCGACGCGTCGTGGTGGGTGGGCCTGATCCTCGCGCTGGTGAGCCTGGTGCTTTGCCTGCCCAAGGGCATCGCGGTGTCCGAGGCGGTGCTGCTCAGCGTGCTGACGGCGAGCCTGGCGCTGTCGCGCCGGCAGTTCAACCGCAAGGCGGCGCTGTTTTCGCAGGCCTTCACGGGCGGCTGGCTGGCCGCGGTGGCGGTGGTGGTGGCGGCCACCGGTGCCCTGCTGTTCTTTGTCTACCGCGACGTCGCCTACGTGAACCAGGTCTGGTGGCAGTTCGCGTTCGACGGCCACGCGCCGCGCTCGCTGCGGGCCATGGTGGCGGTGGCGCTGATGGCGTTTTTCGTGGCTCTGGTCCAGCTGCTGCGCCGGCCCCATCCGGCGCTCATCAAACCCAGCGCCGGTGCACTGGACCAGGCCGCGCGCATCGTGCGCGCGCAGGGGTCGGCGGGCGCGGGGCTGGTGATGATGGGCGACAAGAGCCTGATGGTCTCCGAGTCGCAGCGGGCATTTGTCATGTTCGGCCGGCGTGGCCGCTCCTGGGTAGCGCTGTACGATCCGGTGGGGCCCGCGAGCGAGTGGCCCGAGCTGGTGTGGCGCTTCGTCGAGCAGGCCCGCGAGTCCGGCGGGCGGGCGGCGTTTTACCAGGTGCGCCCCGAGGCGCTGCCGGTCTACCTGGACGCCGGTCTGCGCGTCTACAAGCTGGGCGAGTGCGCCCTGGTGGACCTGCCCGGCTTCAGCCTGCAGGGCAAGCCCCGCGCCAACCTGCGCCACGGCGTGGCGCGTGCGCAGCGCGAAGGCCTGTGTTTCGAGGTGCTGGCGCCCGGCGCGGTGGCGCCGGTGTTCGACGAGTTGCAGGCGATTTCGGACGCCTGGCTGAACGACCACAACACGGCCGAAAAGGCCTTTTCGCTCGGCGCGTTCCAGCGCGACTATGTGCTGGGCCAGCCGGTCGCGCTGGTGCGTCAGGCGGGGCGGGCGGTGGCGTTTGCCACCCTGATGTGCACCGACCAGAAGATCGAAGCCAGCGTGGACCTGATGCGCCAGCTGCCCGATGCGCCGCGCAGTTCGATGGATTTCCTGTTTGCCCAGGTGATCCTGCACTTCCAGGCCCAGGGCTTCCAGCGCTTCAACCTCGGCATGGTGCCGCTGTCGGGCATGGCCCAGCACCCGCTGGCGCCCCACTGGCAGCGCCTGGCGCGCCTGCTCTTCAACCACGGCGAAAACTTCTACAACTTCCAGGGCCTGCGCGCCTTCAAGGCGAAGTTCGATCCGGTCTGGGAGCCGCGTTACCTTACCGCGCCGGGCGGGCTGGCGCCCTTCATCATCCTCACCGACATCGCCGCCCTGATCGCCGGTGGCTTCCGACGGGTCATGTCCAAATGAACACCTTTGCCACCGCCTTGCTGGCGTTTTGTTGTGCACTGAGCGCGCCGGGTCTGGCCCAGGCGCAGGAAAAAATCTCGCACGGCCGCTTCAAGGACGTGCAGCTCTACCGCCCCAAGGGCGAGGTGAAGTCGTTCGCCATCCTGCTCTCCGGCGAAGCGGGCTGGACGCCCGCCATGACCGCGATGACCAAGCCGCTGGTGGAGCAGGGCGCGGTCGTGGCGGGTGTGAACACGCCGCAGCTGCTGGCGCTGCTGGAGAAAGACGGCGGCGACTGCGCGCTGCCCGACGGCGATTTCGAGAACCTCTCACACTTCCTGCAGGGCTACGCGCAGCTGCGGGCCTACTACCCGCCGCTGCTGGTGGGGCAGGGCTCGGGCGCCAGCCTGGCCTACGCCTTGAACGCCCAGGCGCCCGAAGGCACTTTCGGCGGCGTCCTGTCGGCGGGCTTCTGCCCCGAGCTGGTGTTTGCCAAGCCCTTGTGCAAGGGCGATGGGGTTCATTTCAGGCAGAGTAGCGACAAGCGTGCGCTCACTCTGCTGCCTGCTGGCAAGCTGCGGGCGCCGTGGATCGCCCTGCACGGCAGTGACGACAAGGTGTGCGAGGCCAGGGCCGCCCAGGCCTTCGTGGCCCAGGTGCCCGGGGCCGAGCTCGTGCCGCTGCCGGGGGCCATCGAACACGGTGTGCTGTCCGGCAAGGGTGCGCTGCCGGCTTACCAGGCCGCCTACCGCCAGCTCGCGGCGGGGGTGGTGGTCAAGCCGCAGGGCGCTGGCAGCGACATCGCCGATCTGCCGCTGGTGGAGGTGCCGTCCAGCGTGCCGTCCGACGTGTTTGCGGTGCTGGTGTCGGGGGACGGCGGCTGGGCCGGCCTGGACAAGAAGGTGGCCGCTGTCATGGCCGCGCGCGGCGTGCCGGTGGTCGGGCTGGACTCGCTGCGCTATTTCTGGAAGCTGCGCACGCCTCAGGGGCTGGCCACCGACATGGACCGCCTGTTGCGCCATTACGCCGGGCAGTGGAAGAAGAGCCGGGTGGTGCTGGTCGGCTACTCCCAGGGGGCCGACGTGCTGCCGTTCGCGCTGAACCGGCTGTCCAGCGCCTCCCGAAGCCTGGTGGTGCACACGGTGCTGATCGGGCCGGGCGAGAAGGCCTCGTTCGAGTTCAAGCTGTCCAACTGGGTGGTGCGCAACCACCTGGGCACGCGGCTCAAGCCCGAGCTGGCCAGCCTGTCGGCCGCCACCACCACCTGCCTCTACGGCAGCGACGACCGCGACACCATCTGCCCCACGACCCCGACCGAACTCGTGACCCCGGTGCAGCTCAAGGGCGACCACCACTTCGGCGGCAACTACGAGCT
This window harbors:
- a CDS encoding YceI family protein → MRISLTLLAAAAVLSTAGIAQAADYAIDPTHTFATFEIGHMGATTNRARFDKKDGKISFDKAAKTGKVDISFETASVNSGTAMFDKHLQSAEILDAAKYPKAQFVSSKFVFTGDKVSAVEGNLTLLGKTQPVTLKANQFNCYESPMLKREVCGGDFETTIDRTAFGVNYGIDWGFPKNVRLVLQVEAVKQ
- the mprF gene encoding bifunctional lysylphosphatidylglycerol flippase/synthetase MprF; amino-acid sequence: MKIPTPELLIAQLTRWRIWMYAALALLLGALLVQAAHKVMVELSYGAIVEAVRGTPPATLLLSVLATALSFLALTFYDRSALRYAGARLPYRVVAETSFIAYALSNTMGLGVLTGGAVRMRLYGAAGLEAGLITRAIAFNAIGFTIGIVVVGAASLVWGAGAVAAMVGLSAGLLKALGVAVLVAAAVFVGMCRGGGDDLRLAGWSLRLPSASIAAQQLLISAVDVVAAAAALWFLLPEGAIGFPAFVGFYSLAIALGVISHVPGGLGVFESVMLLALGQQVPPHQLVSALVLYRAVYHLLPLVLALGLLVLSELQRGAATPVVRAAASLSPLLLSAFTFVVGVMLLVSGVTPANEDATALLAQLMPLPIVEAAHFLGSIIGLALLFVARGMFLRLDASWWVGLILALVSLVLCLPKGIAVSEAVLLSVLTASLALSRRQFNRKAALFSQAFTGGWLAAVAVVVAATGALLFFVYRDVAYVNQVWWQFAFDGHAPRSLRAMVAVALMAFFVALVQLLRRPHPALIKPSAGALDQAARIVRAQGSAGAGLVMMGDKSLMVSESQRAFVMFGRRGRSWVALYDPVGPASEWPELVWRFVEQARESGGRAAFYQVRPEALPVYLDAGLRVYKLGECALVDLPGFSLQGKPRANLRHGVARAQREGLCFEVLAPGAVAPVFDELQAISDAWLNDHNTAEKAFSLGAFQRDYVLGQPVALVRQAGRAVAFATLMCTDQKIEASVDLMRQLPDAPRSSMDFLFAQVILHFQAQGFQRFNLGMVPLSGMAQHPLAPHWQRLARLLFNHGENFYNFQGLRAFKAKFDPVWEPRYLTAPGGLAPFIILTDIAALIAGGFRRVMSK
- a CDS encoding YceI family protein encodes the protein MNTRWMPLALVAVSLFPFAAQAQQALIPAQSEVTFTSRQMGVPVDGKFKTFSAQVAFDPAKLATSKIAFTVDTGSADISREANAELPKATWFNVAAFPKATFASSSIKKLDATKYEVAGKLAIKGVSSDVVVPVTLAQNGATTVASGAFPIKRLTFRIGEKEWADTSMVADEVQVKFKIALTGVPKL
- a CDS encoding AcvB/VirJ family lysyl-phosphatidylglycerol hydrolase, producing MNTFATALLAFCCALSAPGLAQAQEKISHGRFKDVQLYRPKGEVKSFAILLSGEAGWTPAMTAMTKPLVEQGAVVAGVNTPQLLALLEKDGGDCALPDGDFENLSHFLQGYAQLRAYYPPLLVGQGSGASLAYALNAQAPEGTFGGVLSAGFCPELVFAKPLCKGDGVHFRQSSDKRALTLLPAGKLRAPWIALHGSDDKVCEARAAQAFVAQVPGAELVPLPGAIEHGVLSGKGALPAYQAAYRQLAAGVVVKPQGAGSDIADLPLVEVPSSVPSDVFAVLVSGDGGWAGLDKKVAAVMAARGVPVVGLDSLRYFWKLRTPQGLATDMDRLLRHYAGQWKKSRVVLVGYSQGADVLPFALNRLSSASRSLVVHTVLIGPGEKASFEFKLSNWVVRNHLGTRLKPELASLSAATTTCLYGSDDRDTICPTTPTELVTPVQLKGDHHFGGNYELLAEQILQQAKVP
- a CDS encoding Crp/Fnr family transcriptional regulator; translation: MPATDPSDLLSLYPALGALAPLRARLMPMTVPAGTRLFRENDPCQGFPLVLAGEVRVSRSAANGRELELYRVTPGEMCLVSSAGLFADQPLTAHGVTTCDTTLCLMSPPDFQTALGDEAFRRYVLGLFAARMADLTGLIEAIAFQKLDSRLANALLGHGQQLRTTHQALADELGTVREIVTRLLHRFERDGLVELSRESITIRDSAGLRSLAAGQPASPARIPL
- a CDS encoding YkgJ family cysteine cluster protein; protein product: MPATSAPTLACRPGCAACCIAPSISSPMPGLPGGKPAGVPCPHLDEALRCRLFGRPERPKVCGSLPPSREMCGDTREHALHFLERLEQATRP
- a CDS encoding cytochrome b gives rise to the protein MPSIAVTRYHPLARALHWLLALALVGNFALGLYMADLPFSPERLQYYSWHKWAGVLVLAFSAARLLTRLMAPPPALPKAIESAMPAWQRMAHHATHHGLYLLFFAVPLLGWAYSSAAGFPIVLFRLWQLPDFVPVSEALSDVLKELHELSAFAMAALVLLHIGGALKHHFIDRDGLLQRIGFGRG